One genomic region from Chthoniobacterales bacterium encodes:
- a CDS encoding YbjQ family protein encodes MDPALTTTAFELNGYRVVKTFGVVRGIIVRSRSIFGTIGAGLQTLVGGNISIFTDLCEQTRRDALDRMLQHAAALGANAVIGLRYDATEIMQGVTEVLCYGTAVFVEPAA; translated from the coding sequence ATGGACCCTGCCCTGACCACTACGGCGTTCGAGCTCAACGGCTACCGCGTTGTCAAAACCTTTGGAGTCGTGCGAGGAATTATTGTTCGTTCCCGCTCGATTTTCGGCACGATTGGCGCCGGCTTGCAAACGCTCGTGGGCGGCAACATTTCGATTTTCACAGATCTCTGTGAGCAAACCCGGCGAGACGCGCTCGACCGCATGCTGCAACACGCCGCAGCGTTGGGCGCAAACGCGGTGATTGGTCTGCGCTACGACGCTACCGAGATCATGCAGGGAGTTACCGAAGTTCTTTGTTACGGGACTGCGGTTTTCGTCGAACCGGCTGCGTGA
- the ispG gene encoding (E)-4-hydroxy-3-methylbut-2-enyl-diphosphate synthase — MNYCESPYRYQRRATREVMVGRVGIGGANPIRVQSMITCDTMDTEASIAQTIELAETGCEIVRITAPTVKDAANLAHIVRGLRDRGCDVPIVADIHFKPEAALEAAKWVEKVRINPGNYADSKKFKILEYTDEQYAAELERIRERFTPLVKLCRELGRAMRIGTNHGSLSDRIMNRYGDTPLGMVESALEFARIARDLDYHAFVFSMKSSNPKVMINAYRLLVARLREEGADWNYPIHLGVTEAGDGEDARIKSAIGIGSLLRDGIGDTIRVSLTEDSIHEIPVARALVTMIATNARSSKSQTPSSKEDLSFDPFSYSKRPTETIERDGVRLGGEELIRVVVRQENFDKVAHKIDRLGDYKPEIVFEKARIQEVDPRDDNALSVLNEKNEAQLVTVRDDVDLPVIVAFRLLAAKLAPRHPILLKDEFEKEPGREFLPTLLSAATNVGSLLCDGIGDAVLVQGEEAPGQALRLSYNILQAAGSRIFKTDYVACPSCGRTLFNLQTTTARIKAATSHLKGVKIAIMGCIVNGPGEMADADFGYVGGAPGKVNLYVGKTAVKFNIPEAEAVERLQDLIRDHGKWVEPAEVAPALA, encoded by the coding sequence GTGAACTACTGCGAGAGTCCGTATCGCTATCAGCGGCGCGCGACCCGCGAGGTGATGGTCGGCCGCGTCGGGATCGGGGGAGCGAACCCGATCCGGGTGCAATCGATGATCACGTGCGACACGATGGACACGGAGGCGTCCATCGCGCAGACGATCGAGCTGGCCGAGACGGGTTGCGAGATTGTTCGGATCACTGCGCCGACGGTGAAGGACGCCGCGAACCTGGCGCATATCGTCCGTGGTTTGCGCGACCGCGGCTGCGACGTCCCGATCGTGGCGGACATTCATTTCAAACCGGAGGCCGCCCTCGAGGCCGCGAAGTGGGTCGAAAAAGTTCGAATCAATCCCGGTAATTACGCGGACTCGAAAAAGTTCAAGATCCTGGAATACACCGATGAGCAGTATGCCGCGGAACTGGAGCGTATTCGGGAACGCTTTACCCCTCTCGTCAAACTCTGCCGGGAACTGGGCCGGGCGATGCGGATTGGAACGAACCACGGCTCGCTCTCCGATCGGATCATGAACCGCTACGGCGATACGCCGCTCGGGATGGTCGAAAGCGCGCTCGAATTCGCCCGGATCGCGCGCGATCTCGATTACCACGCGTTCGTCTTCTCGATGAAGTCGAGCAACCCCAAGGTGATGATCAACGCCTATCGGCTCCTGGTCGCCCGGCTCCGCGAAGAGGGAGCTGATTGGAATTACCCGATTCACCTCGGCGTCACGGAAGCCGGGGACGGGGAGGATGCGCGGATCAAGAGCGCGATCGGAATCGGGTCGCTCTTACGCGACGGGATTGGCGACACGATTCGGGTATCGCTGACCGAGGACAGTATTCATGAGATCCCAGTGGCGCGCGCGCTGGTCACGATGATCGCGACCAACGCGCGAAGCTCCAAATCCCAAACCCCAAGCTCCAAGGAAGATTTGTCGTTCGATCCATTTTCGTACTCGAAACGGCCGACCGAGACTATCGAGCGGGATGGTGTTCGGCTCGGCGGGGAAGAGCTGATTCGGGTCGTGGTCAGACAGGAGAACTTCGACAAGGTGGCGCACAAGATCGACCGGCTTGGGGATTACAAACCGGAGATCGTTTTCGAAAAAGCGAGGATTCAGGAGGTCGATCCGCGCGACGACAACGCGTTGTCCGTCCTGAATGAAAAGAACGAAGCGCAGTTGGTCACGGTCCGTGATGACGTTGATCTGCCCGTCATCGTGGCGTTTCGCTTGCTGGCCGCGAAACTCGCGCCTCGACACCCCATCCTGTTGAAGGATGAATTTGAAAAGGAACCAGGACGAGAATTTTTGCCGACATTGCTGAGCGCTGCCACCAACGTCGGATCGTTGCTTTGCGATGGGATCGGCGACGCCGTGCTTGTGCAGGGGGAAGAAGCGCCCGGGCAGGCGTTGCGCTTGAGCTACAACATTCTCCAGGCTGCCGGCTCGCGCATTTTCAAAACCGATTATGTGGCTTGCCCATCCTGTGGGCGGACATTGTTCAACCTGCAAACAACGACCGCGCGCATCAAAGCGGCGACCTCACATTTAAAAGGCGTGAAGATCGCGATCATGGGGTGCATCGTTAATGGGCCCGGGGAAATGGCGGACGCGGATTTCGGCTACGTGGGAGGCGCGCCCGGCAAAGTAAACCTCTATGTCGGCAAAACCGCGGTGAAATTTAACATTCCGGAAGCCGAGGCGGTGGAGCGGTTGCAGGATTTGATTCGCGACCATGGAAAATGGGTGGAACCCGCGGAGGTTGCGCCCGCTTTGGCCTAG